The Pseudomonas sp. DG56-2 genome contains a region encoding:
- a CDS encoding non-ribosomal peptide synthetase translates to MFEPTGRNQQLVERIKGLSADKRRQMFAKLHEMGIDVAKLPIVPSRPGERAPLSYAQQRQWFLWQLEPHSSAYHIPSALLLRGVLNVEHLRQSFATLVERHACLRTRFVEAEGQVSQQVEATAQVVIEQTHLHAEGAQREALMRACVAELSAQPFDLLNGPLLRVRLVRLADDEHLLVLVLHHIVTDGWSMSLMVEELMACYAACAQGLAPAQTALPIQYVDFAAWQRQWMESGEGERQLAYWKSQLGEIQDVLELPSDHPRPPTMSYRGGRLPIAVPDELDSALRQLAQGHGVSLFVLLLASFMVLLQRYSGQGDIRVGVPVANRNRLETERLIGLFVNTQVLATRLRGDESFAVLLQRIDQQVGDAQTHQDLPFEHLVEALGVARSLSHNPLFQAMHNHQDGVHQALSMSLSGLTVEALEWDAGTAQLDLTLETQDSGHGLSAALIYARDLFEHSSIERMARHWLNLLRAIVASPQAKVAELALLDAEETVQIVEQWNATAAEYPLDTPVHRLIEQQVQATPDAPALCMGAQQLSYRELDQRANQLAHQLIALGVGPEVLVGIAVERSMDMVIGLLAILKAGGAYVPLDPEYPEERLAYMIEDSRIALLLTQSHLRLPCPAELPVLALDQLVLERFPVHAPAPQLDPEHLAYVIYTSGSTGKPKGAGNRHKALSNRLCWMQQAYGLGAGDTVLQKTPFSFDVSVWEFFWPLMTGARLAMAAPGDHRDPRRLVALIHAHQVTTLHFVPSMLQMFLLDEQVASCTGLRRIICSGEALPVDAQAQVLAKLPNAGLYNLYGPTEAAIDVTHWTCRDEGRDAVPIGEPIANLQTYVLDAELNALPVGVVGELYLGGMGLARGYHRRAALTAERFVTSPFGNGARLYRTGDLASQRADGVIEYRGRIDHQVKIRGLRIELGEIEARLMEQDAVREAVVLAIDAALVAYVVPTDWTPQRQEALRDAIREPLRQALPDYMVPAQLLFIEHMPLSPNGKLDRKALPKPDANRVQKSYVAPRTAVEQQIAAIWQDVLKIEQVGLADNFFELGGDSIISIQVVSRARQAGIRFSPKDLFQHQTVQSLAAVAETGETAHVIDQGPVQGEALLMPFQHWFFDTLTDNHQHWNQSLLLAPRDPLQVEALDQALGSIVRHHDALRLHFHNPNGQGWSAQFAEAHDNMLLWQLTVADEAQLNTAADTVQRSLDLQQGPLLRALLATLADGSQRLLLVVHHLVVDGVSWRILLEDLQSAYQQSLAGQEVRLPAKTHSIKVWAEQLQADACTPELEHQLAFWQAQAVDAELPCQRPAASLFNRDACHVQTRLDADVTRRLLQEAPTAYRTRVNDLLLTALARVLVRWSGHPSVAVLMEGHGREPLSRELDLTRSVGWFTSFYPLKLTPAPALADSIKQIKEQLRAVPDHGMGYGALRYLGSPDSRQALAQLTPARVTFNYLGQLDAGFAQTDGLFVPSNQARGQEQDAAAPLPNWLTLNGQVYGGELLVDWQFSAQMFDETTVQALADAYTQALHELIEHCCSAGIGALTPADVPLAKLEQQQLDQLGLDPRAVQDLYPLSPMQQGMLFHSLYAQAPGQYINQMSVTVQGLDLQRFQAAWQATVDAHDILRTAFLTGSNLTRPLQVVQRAAQVPFLVEDWRNRADQAEAIEAWAEAQRSKGFALERAPLLTLHLLRLDEQRYTLIYTSHHILMDGWSNAQLLAEVLQRYSGVALADQAGRYRDYIAWLDKQDPVADERFWKAHVQHLDAPTRLAATLPDPPQGLSGYAEFKQTLEPDITQGLKTFASQHKVTLNTLIQAAWALLLQRYSGQPTVAFGATVAGRSAPLPGIEAQVGLFINTLPVVVSLSPEQSLVQVLQTLQAQNLALRDHEHTPLFDIQRWAGQGGEGLFDSLLVFENYPVSTALQEGAPQGLRFTEVQTREQTSYPLTLLVAVEDRLTLQFQYARAHFSASQVQGFGAHLSALLHGMLAAPGALGELPMLTAGEHQCLLHDWNASTLPPAQGSSIVALIVRQVQAHPEQLALIDQHQHLSYRQLDQQANRLAHHLISLGVGAEVRVGVALERSSELIVALLAVLKAGGAYVPLDPDYPTERLAYMLADSRAEVLITQASVLGALVPPAGTRIVQMQVDAPWLAEQPDSAPPLHLSPDNLAYVIYTSGSTGQPKGVAITHRNVEALIHWSQQAYSREDMQGVLASTSVCFDLSVWEIFVTLASGGSLILARNALALPELPARDQVRLINTVPSAIAALLRAGQIPASVRIINLAGEPLKQALVEQLYQLPGITQVNDLYGPSEDTTYSTWTRREAGGTATIGRPLPGTGSFLLDASLQPAPQGVAAELYLSGAGLTRGYLGRAALTAERFVPNPFSTAGERLYRTSDLTRYRPDARIEYLGRIDHQVKIRGFRIELGEIEARLLAQDSVREVAVLAVEHQGSAQLVAYIAAHEHSDEAGQQATLRAQIKARLGDQLPGYMVPVFILFLAQLPLTPNGKLDRKALPEVDQPPASAAFQAPCTALEQQLAEVWQQVLDVERVGVDDHFFELGGHSLLATQVVSRLQGLLAVPVSLRDLFDHPRLQAFAQLLQARSTHATAPQRPALSAYGEQPEAPLSLAQRRLWVVEQLSAGTGAYGMPLALRLQGELQVPLLRASLAEVIRRHQVLRTAYVSDDEGDPIALVSPTVELDLPLLDLSALSRAEQETQVAQAVLDNASTPISLLSAPLMRGRVVRLSATEHVVLYAMHHIISDGWSMSLLVNEWVALYGLLHAGKPAVLTPLKVQYSDYARWQQALQSSGVMALQADYWKRTLAAYSGQLPLPTDYPRTNVASTAGNDLQLHLDGTLVQRLKVLAAQANATLYSTLLAAFQVLLHRISASDDLVVGADVAGRQQPELEQLIGFFVNVLPLRSRYSAEQTFSRYLGVVRDTALSAFEHQDLPFDMIVEASGVARQRGLNPLVQVLFVMNNLPVRNSSLDGLKVEVLPALASYSKFDMALFLDPDGDGLRGTWQFASALFKPERINQLAKAWIHILEQIASEPDIRLGDIKMISDTAVAAAPAPAVGPKADKLGKFLKKPKAAGPLAGEAPIRESLLAPPQVFPLLVEPNDPGLDLVTWVKRNRPWLEEKLSRHAGILLRGFALHDIHAFEAFAEAVQPGLYGQYGDLPKKEGGKNTYRSTPYPEKKMILFHNESSHQDTWPRKQLFFCEQPSPVGGATPVVDCRQMYLRLPETLRETFEQKGLLYVRTFADKLDVSWQHFFKTDDRAHVEARCRAAGIQWTWLDNDELQIRTPCPAIIRHPLTGEKTFFNQVQLHHIYCLDPDVREDMLALFGIERMPRHVYYGDGSPIEDEVMQEIGDLYEACAVRFDWRKGDVILLDNMLAAHARDPFEGPRKIVVAMGEMVERRSLEAAQPALRPVNSEQEVDA, encoded by the coding sequence ATGTTTGAGCCAACAGGTCGCAACCAGCAACTGGTCGAACGTATCAAGGGGCTGTCTGCCGACAAGCGTCGGCAGATGTTTGCCAAGCTCCACGAGATGGGTATCGATGTCGCCAAGCTGCCGATCGTCCCCAGCCGTCCTGGCGAGCGGGCACCCCTGTCCTATGCCCAGCAGCGTCAGTGGTTTCTCTGGCAACTGGAACCGCACAGCAGTGCGTATCACATTCCCAGTGCCTTGCTGTTGCGCGGTGTGTTGAATGTCGAGCACCTGCGCCAGAGTTTTGCGACTCTGGTCGAGCGGCATGCCTGCTTGCGCACGCGCTTCGTCGAAGCCGAAGGGCAAGTCAGCCAGCAGGTGGAGGCGACAGCGCAGGTCGTTATCGAGCAAACCCATCTGCACGCCGAAGGTGCGCAGCGCGAGGCATTGATGCGTGCCTGCGTGGCCGAACTGAGCGCGCAGCCATTCGACTTGCTCAATGGTCCATTGCTGCGCGTGCGCCTGGTGCGCTTGGCTGATGATGAACACCTGCTGGTCCTGGTGCTGCATCACATCGTCACCGATGGCTGGTCGATGAGCCTGATGGTCGAGGAATTGATGGCCTGCTATGCGGCGTGCGCCCAAGGTCTGGCGCCGGCGCAAACAGCATTGCCCATCCAGTACGTTGACTTTGCGGCGTGGCAGCGCCAGTGGATGGAGTCGGGCGAAGGCGAGCGTCAATTGGCCTACTGGAAAAGCCAGTTGGGTGAGATCCAGGATGTGCTGGAACTGCCCAGTGACCATCCGCGTCCGCCGACCATGAGCTATCGCGGTGGTCGCCTGCCCATTGCCGTGCCTGACGAATTGGACAGCGCCTTGCGCCAGTTGGCGCAAGGGCACGGGGTCAGTCTGTTCGTGTTGTTGCTGGCCTCGTTCATGGTGCTACTGCAACGCTACAGCGGCCAGGGCGACATCCGCGTCGGTGTGCCCGTGGCTAACCGTAACCGCCTGGAGACCGAACGGCTGATCGGGCTGTTCGTCAATACTCAGGTGCTTGCGACACGCCTTCGCGGTGATGAAAGCTTCGCAGTCTTGCTGCAACGTATCGACCAGCAGGTAGGTGATGCGCAAACCCATCAGGACCTGCCTTTCGAACACTTGGTCGAGGCCTTGGGTGTCGCGCGCAGCCTCAGCCATAACCCCCTGTTCCAAGCCATGCACAACCACCAGGATGGCGTGCATCAAGCGCTATCAATGAGTTTGTCGGGGCTTACCGTCGAGGCCTTGGAGTGGGATGCCGGCACGGCTCAACTGGACCTGACCCTGGAAACCCAGGATAGCGGCCACGGGCTGTCGGCGGCGCTGATCTACGCCCGCGATTTGTTCGAGCACAGCAGTATCGAGCGCATGGCGCGGCATTGGCTCAACCTGCTGCGCGCTATCGTTGCCAGTCCGCAGGCCAAGGTCGCCGAGCTGGCCCTGCTCGATGCCGAGGAAACGGTGCAGATCGTCGAGCAGTGGAACGCCACCGCCGCCGAATACCCGCTGGATACACCCGTGCATAGGCTGATCGAACAGCAAGTGCAAGCCACCCCCGACGCGCCTGCCTTGTGCATGGGCGCGCAGCAGTTGAGCTACCGCGAGCTGGACCAGCGCGCCAACCAGCTGGCCCATCAGTTGATCGCGCTGGGCGTCGGGCCTGAAGTGCTGGTCGGTATTGCCGTCGAGCGCAGTATGGACATGGTCATCGGCCTGCTGGCGATTCTCAAGGCAGGTGGCGCTTATGTACCGCTCGACCCGGAATACCCCGAGGAACGTCTGGCCTACATGATTGAGGACAGCCGCATCGCCTTGCTGCTGACGCAATCGCACCTGCGCCTGCCATGCCCGGCCGAGCTGCCGGTACTGGCGCTCGACCAACTGGTGTTGGAGCGTTTTCCCGTGCATGCCCCGGCGCCGCAGCTCGACCCCGAGCATCTTGCCTATGTGATCTACACCTCCGGATCCACCGGCAAGCCGAAAGGGGCCGGCAACCGCCATAAAGCCCTGAGCAACCGCCTGTGCTGGATGCAACAGGCCTACGGCCTGGGCGCAGGTGACACCGTCCTGCAGAAAACCCCGTTCAGCTTCGACGTGTCGGTATGGGAATTCTTCTGGCCGCTGATGACCGGTGCGCGCCTGGCCATGGCTGCGCCAGGTGATCATCGTGACCCACGACGCTTGGTAGCGCTGATTCATGCCCATCAGGTCACGACCCTGCACTTTGTACCGTCGATGCTGCAGATGTTCCTGCTCGACGAGCAGGTCGCCAGTTGCACCGGTTTGCGCCGCATCATTTGCAGTGGCGAAGCATTGCCGGTGGACGCTCAAGCTCAAGTGTTGGCCAAACTACCGAATGCCGGTTTGTACAACCTCTATGGCCCGACCGAAGCGGCCATCGACGTTACCCACTGGACCTGCCGCGACGAAGGCCGCGATGCCGTGCCGATCGGTGAGCCGATTGCCAACCTGCAAACCTACGTGCTCGACGCCGAATTGAACGCGCTGCCAGTGGGTGTGGTCGGCGAGTTGTACTTGGGTGGCATGGGCCTGGCGCGCGGTTATCACCGCCGTGCGGCACTCACCGCCGAGCGCTTTGTCACCAGCCCGTTTGGCAACGGCGCACGTTTGTACCGCACCGGTGATCTGGCCAGCCAGCGGGCTGACGGCGTAATCGAGTATCGAGGCCGCATCGACCACCAGGTGAAGATCCGCGGTTTGCGCATCGAACTGGGCGAAATCGAAGCACGCCTGATGGAACAGGACGCCGTGCGCGAAGCGGTAGTGCTGGCCATCGACGCCGCGCTGGTCGCCTATGTGGTGCCTACCGATTGGACCCCGCAGCGCCAGGAAGCCCTGCGCGATGCGATTCGCGAGCCGCTGCGCCAGGCGTTGCCGGATTACATGGTGCCAGCACAGTTGCTGTTCATCGAACACATGCCCCTGAGCCCCAACGGCAAGCTGGACCGCAAGGCCCTGCCCAAGCCAGACGCCAACCGCGTGCAGAAAAGCTACGTGGCCCCGCGCACCGCGGTGGAGCAGCAGATCGCGGCGATCTGGCAGGACGTATTGAAGATCGAGCAAGTAGGGCTGGCCGACAACTTCTTCGAGCTTGGCGGCGACTCGATCATCTCCATCCAGGTGGTCAGCCGCGCCCGCCAGGCCGGTATTCGTTTCAGCCCCAAAGACTTGTTCCAGCATCAAACCGTGCAAAGCCTGGCGGCAGTGGCCGAGACCGGCGAAACAGCGCATGTCATCGACCAGGGGCCGGTACAGGGGGAAGCCTTGTTGATGCCGTTCCAGCACTGGTTCTTCGACACCCTGACGGACAATCACCAGCACTGGAACCAGTCGCTGCTGCTGGCGCCCCGTGATCCCTTGCAGGTGGAGGCACTCGATCAGGCCCTGGGCAGTATCGTTCGTCACCACGACGCGTTGCGCCTGCATTTTCACAATCCAAACGGCCAAGGCTGGAGCGCGCAGTTTGCCGAGGCGCACGACAACATGTTGCTGTGGCAACTGACAGTCGCTGACGAAGCACAATTGAACACAGCCGCCGATACGGTTCAGCGCAGTCTTGACCTGCAGCAGGGGCCGTTGCTGCGGGCGTTGCTGGCAACGCTGGCCGATGGCAGCCAACGCCTGTTGCTGGTGGTTCATCACCTGGTGGTGGACGGCGTGTCCTGGCGCATTCTGCTCGAAGACTTGCAATCGGCCTATCAACAATCACTGGCAGGCCAGGAGGTGCGCTTGCCGGCCAAGACGCATTCGATCAAGGTCTGGGCCGAGCAACTGCAGGCCGATGCCTGCACTCCGGAACTGGAGCATCAGCTAGCGTTCTGGCAAGCCCAGGCGGTAGACGCCGAGCTTCCTTGCCAACGTCCGGCGGCGTCGTTGTTCAATCGCGATGCCTGTCATGTGCAGACGCGCCTCGATGCCGACGTTACCCGACGCTTGCTGCAAGAGGCCCCCACGGCGTATCGCACCCGCGTCAACGATTTGCTGTTGACGGCCTTGGCGCGTGTTCTTGTCCGTTGGAGCGGTCACCCCTCGGTTGCCGTGCTGATGGAGGGACATGGCCGCGAACCGCTGTCGCGCGAACTCGACCTGACCCGTAGTGTGGGCTGGTTCACCAGCTTCTATCCGCTCAAACTGACGCCGGCGCCAGCACTGGCCGACTCGATCAAACAGATCAAGGAACAATTGCGCGCGGTGCCGGACCACGGCATGGGTTACGGCGCCTTGCGCTACCTGGGTAGCCCTGACTCCCGCCAAGCCTTGGCGCAACTGACGCCAGCGCGCGTTACGTTCAACTACCTCGGTCAGCTCGATGCAGGTTTCGCGCAGACCGATGGCCTGTTTGTACCCAGTAACCAAGCGCGAGGTCAGGAGCAGGATGCTGCTGCACCGCTGCCGAACTGGTTGACCCTCAACGGTCAAGTCTATGGGGGTGAACTGCTGGTGGATTGGCAGTTCAGCGCGCAGATGTTCGATGAAACCACGGTCCAGGCCCTGGCCGACGCCTACACCCAAGCGTTGCATGAGCTGATCGAGCATTGCTGCAGCGCAGGCATCGGCGCGCTCACGCCAGCAGATGTGCCGTTGGCCAAGCTTGAGCAACAACAGCTTGATCAACTTGGCCTTGATCCGCGAGCCGTGCAGGACCTCTATCCACTGTCGCCGATGCAGCAGGGTATGTTGTTCCACAGCCTCTACGCGCAGGCCCCGGGTCAGTACATCAACCAGATGTCGGTTACCGTGCAAGGTCTCGACCTGCAGCGCTTCCAGGCGGCCTGGCAGGCCACCGTGGATGCGCACGATATTCTGCGCACGGCGTTTCTCACCGGCAGCAACCTGACTCGGCCGTTACAGGTGGTGCAGCGTGCGGCGCAGGTGCCGTTTCTTGTTGAAGACTGGCGCAATCGCGCGGATCAGGCCGAGGCCATCGAGGCCTGGGCCGAAGCTCAGCGCAGCAAGGGCTTTGCCCTGGAACGTGCGCCTTTGCTGACGTTACACCTGCTTCGACTGGACGAGCAGCGCTACACATTGATCTACACCAGCCACCACATTCTTATGGACGGCTGGAGCAATGCGCAGTTGCTCGCAGAGGTCCTGCAGCGCTACAGCGGTGTCGCGCTGGCAGATCAAGCGGGGCGCTACCGCGACTACATCGCCTGGTTGGACAAGCAGGATCCTGTGGCGGACGAGCGTTTCTGGAAGGCGCATGTCCAGCACCTCGACGCACCCACCCGCCTTGCTGCAACACTGCCAGACCCGCCCCAGGGGTTGAGTGGTTATGCCGAGTTCAAGCAGACGCTGGAGCCGGACATTACCCAGGGTCTGAAGACCTTCGCCAGTCAGCACAAGGTAACCTTGAACACGCTGATTCAAGCAGCCTGGGCCTTGTTGCTGCAACGTTACAGCGGTCAGCCAACGGTAGCTTTCGGTGCTACGGTGGCGGGGCGTTCAGCGCCGCTGCCAGGTATCGAAGCGCAGGTCGGTCTGTTCATCAACACCTTGCCGGTGGTTGTCAGCCTCAGCCCCGAGCAGTCGCTGGTGCAGGTGCTGCAAACCCTGCAAGCGCAGAATCTCGCCCTGCGCGACCACGAGCACACGCCGCTATTCGATATTCAACGCTGGGCCGGGCAGGGCGGCGAAGGGCTGTTCGATTCATTATTGGTGTTCGAGAACTATCCGGTCTCTACAGCCTTGCAGGAGGGCGCACCGCAGGGGCTGCGCTTTACCGAGGTGCAGACGCGTGAGCAAACCAGCTATCCATTGACTCTGCTGGTTGCCGTCGAAGATCGCCTGACTCTACAGTTCCAGTATGCCCGCGCGCATTTCAGCGCTAGCCAGGTGCAGGGCTTTGGCGCACATCTGTCAGCGTTGCTGCACGGCATGTTGGCGGCGCCTGGGGCGCTCGGCGAGTTGCCGATGCTGACAGCAGGCGAACACCAGTGCCTGCTGCATGACTGGAACGCCAGCACGTTGCCGCCGGCCCAGGGCAGTTCCATTGTTGCCTTGATCGTCCGTCAGGTGCAGGCCCATCCCGAACAATTGGCGCTGATCGACCAGCACCAGCATTTGAGTTATCGCCAACTGGACCAGCAGGCTAATCGCCTGGCGCATCACTTGATCAGCCTCGGCGTGGGTGCCGAAGTGCGCGTCGGTGTGGCCCTGGAGCGTTCCAGTGAACTGATCGTTGCGCTATTGGCGGTACTCAAGGCCGGAGGCGCCTACGTGCCGCTGGACCCGGACTACCCGACCGAGCGCCTGGCCTACATGCTTGCGGACAGTCGCGCCGAGGTCTTGATTACACAAGCGTCGGTACTTGGCGCGCTTGTGCCGCCCGCCGGCACCCGCATCGTTCAGATGCAGGTCGATGCGCCATGGCTGGCCGAACAACCCGACAGTGCTCCGCCGCTGCACCTGAGCCCCGACAACCTGGCCTACGTGATTTACACCTCGGGCTCCACCGGCCAGCCGAAAGGCGTGGCCATTACCCACCGCAACGTCGAGGCTCTGATCCACTGGTCACAACAGGCATACAGCCGCGAGGACATGCAAGGCGTTCTGGCGTCGACCTCGGTGTGCTTCGACCTTTCGGTCTGGGAGATTTTCGTCACCCTGGCCAGCGGCGGCTCACTGATACTGGCGCGCAACGCCCTGGCGTTGCCAGAGCTGCCGGCGCGTGACCAGGTACGCTTGATCAACACAGTGCCTTCGGCAATTGCCGCGTTGCTGCGCGCCGGGCAGATCCCTGCCAGCGTGCGCATCATCAACCTCGCAGGCGAACCGCTGAAACAAGCGTTGGTCGAGCAGCTGTATCAATTGCCGGGCATCACCCAGGTCAACGATCTGTATGGTCCGTCGGAAGACACCACTTATTCCACCTGGACACGCCGTGAAGCCGGTGGCACAGCGACTATCGGCCGACCACTTCCGGGCACCGGCAGCTTCCTTCTCGATGCCAGTCTGCAACCTGCACCGCAGGGCGTGGCGGCTGAGCTGTATCTGTCAGGGGCCGGCTTGACCCGTGGCTATCTGGGGCGTGCGGCGCTGACGGCCGAACGTTTCGTGCCCAATCCGTTTTCGACCGCGGGCGAGCGCTTGTATCGCACCAGCGACTTGACCCGCTACCGCCCCGACGCGCGCATTGAATACCTCGGGCGTATCGATCACCAGGTGAAAATCCGCGGCTTTCGAATCGAGCTGGGCGAGATCGAGGCGCGCCTGCTGGCCCAGGACTCGGTGCGCGAGGTCGCGGTGCTCGCTGTCGAACATCAGGGCAGCGCGCAATTGGTCGCTTACATCGCCGCTCATGAACATAGCGATGAAGCCGGGCAGCAAGCGACCTTGCGCGCGCAGATCAAGGCGCGTCTGGGCGATCAGTTGCCGGGCTACATGGTGCCGGTCTTTATCCTGTTCCTGGCGCAACTGCCATTGACACCCAACGGCAAGCTCGACCGCAAGGCGTTGCCAGAGGTCGATCAACCGCCCGCCAGCGCCGCGTTCCAAGCACCGTGTACGGCGCTTGAACAGCAGCTTGCCGAGGTCTGGCAGCAAGTGCTGGATGTTGAACGTGTGGGGGTTGACGATCACTTCTTCGAGTTGGGTGGCCATTCGCTGCTTGCTACCCAGGTGGTGTCACGCCTGCAAGGGCTGCTTGCGGTGCCGGTGAGTTTGCGTGATCTGTTCGATCATCCCCGTCTGCAGGCGTTCGCCCAACTGCTGCAGGCACGTTCAACGCACGCCACAGCGCCACAGCGGCCTGCGTTGAGCGCCTATGGCGAACAACCCGAGGCGCCGTTGTCGCTGGCCCAGCGACGGCTGTGGGTGGTCGAGCAGTTGTCCGCGGGCACTGGTGCTTACGGCATGCCCCTGGCCTTGCGCTTGCAGGGTGAGTTGCAGGTGCCACTGCTGCGCGCCAGCCTGGCTGAAGTCATCCGTCGTCATCAGGTGTTGCGAACCGCCTATGTCAGCGATGACGAGGGCGATCCAATAGCCCTTGTGTCGCCGACGGTGGAACTGGACCTGCCGCTACTGGACCTGTCCGCCTTGAGCCGTGCCGAACAGGAAACGCAAGTGGCGCAGGCGGTACTGGACAATGCCAGTACCCCGATCAGCCTGCTCAGTGCACCGCTGATGCGCGGCCGGGTGGTGCGCCTGAGTGCGACCGAGCATGTGGTGTTGTATGCGATGCATCACATCATCTCCGATGGTTGGTCGATGTCGCTGCTGGTTAATGAATGGGTCGCGCTCTACGGCTTGCTCCATGCCGGCAAGCCAGCCGTGCTGACACCGCTGAAGGTGCAGTACAGCGACTATGCGCGCTGGCAGCAGGCATTGCAGAGCAGCGGCGTCATGGCGCTGCAGGCCGACTACTGGAAGCGCACACTGGCCGCGTACAGCGGGCAACTGCCGTTGCCGACCGACTATCCACGAACGAACGTGGCATCAACGGCGGGCAACGACCTGCAACTGCATCTCGATGGCACCTTGGTGCAGCGCCTCAAGGTGCTTGCTGCACAGGCCAACGCCACCCTCTATAGCACCTTGCTGGCCGCCTTCCAGGTGTTGTTGCACCGCATCAGCGCCAGCGACGACCTGGTGGTCGGCGCCGACGTTGCCGGGCGCCAGCAACCGGAGCTGGAGCAACTGATTGGTTTCTTCGTCAACGTCCTGCCATTGCGTTCGCGCTACAGCGCAGAGCAGACCTTCAGCCGTTACCTGGGCGTGGTCCGTGACACGGCGCTGAGCGCCTTCGAACACCAGGATTTACCCTTCGACATGATCGTCGAAGCCTCCGGTGTCGCGCGTCAACGTGGCCTTAACCCGCTGGTCCAGGTGTTGTTCGTGATGAACAACCTACCGGTACGCAACAGCAGTCTGGACGGACTCAAGGTCGAGGTACTGCCGGCACTGGCCAGCTACTCGAAATTCGACATGGCCTTGTTCCTCGACCCTGACGGTGACGGCCTGCGCGGTACTTGGCAGTTCGCCAGTGCGCTATTCAAACCGGAACGAATCAACCAACTGGCCAAGGCATGGATACACATTCTCGAACAGATTGCCAGTGAGCCGGATATCCGACTAGGAGACATCAAGATGATCAGCGATACCGCCGTAGCAGCTGCACCGGCGCCGGCTGTCGGTCCCAAGGCCGACAAGCTGGGCAAGTTCCTGAAGAAGCCCAAGGCAGCAGGGCCGTTGGCGGGCGAGGCACCGATACGCGAGTCGTTGCTGGCGCCGCCACAGGTGTTCCCGTTGCTGGTCGAACCGAACGACCCTGGGCTGGATCTGGTGACGTGGGTCAAGCGCAACCGGCCGTGGCTGGAAGAAAAACTGTCACGCCATGCCGGCATCCTTTTGCGCGGTTTTGCCTTGCACGATATCCATGCCTTCGAGGCCTTTGCCGAGGCGGTGCAACCGGGGCTCTACGGTCAGTACGGTGATTTGCCGAAGAAGGAGGGTGGCAAGAACACCTACCGCTCCACGCCGTATCCGGAAAAGAAGATGATCCTTTTCCACAACGAAAGCTCGCACCAGGACACCTGGCCGCGCAAGCAGCTGTTTTTCTGCGAACAACCCTCGCCGGTGGGCGGTGCGACGCCGGTGGTCGATTGTCGGCAGATGTATCTGCGCCTGCCCGAGACATTGCGTGAAACCTTCGAGCAGAAGGGCTTGCTTTACGTCAGAACCTTCGCTGACAAGCTCGATGTGTCCTGGCAGCATTTCTTCAAGACCGATGACCGCGCGCACGTGGAGGCCCGCTGCCGGGCCGCAGGTATCCAGTGGACCTGGCTCGACAACGACGAACTGCAGATCCGCACGCCGTGCCCGGCGATCATTCGCCATCCGTTGACCGGCGAGAAGACCTTTTTCAACCAGGTGCAGTTGCACCATATCTATTGCCTGGACCCGGATGTGCGCGAGGACATGCTGGCATTGTTCGGCATCGAGCGAATGCCTCGGCACGTCTATTACGGCGATGGCTCGCCGATCGAGGACGAAGTGATGCAAGAGATCGGTGACCTGTATGAAGCCTGCGCCGTGCGCTTTGACTGGCGCAAAGGCGATGTGATCCTGCTGGATAACATGCTTGCCGCTCACGCCCGCGATCCTTTCGAAGGACCGCGCAAGATCGTTGTCGCCATGGGCGAGATGGTCGAAAGGCGCAGCCTGGAGGCAGCGCAGCCAGCACTTCGCCCCGTAAACAGCGAACAAGAGGTTGACGCATGA